GAATATTACAGAATCAACGCGAACATGATCGCCCCAATATTCATCATTTGGTTGTAAAGTAATTTGAGATCCGCTCTCCCAAGTGTCAAACGTAAAGAAACCAGTTCCGTATGGGTGTTCGTTTACGTAGTCACCATATTGAGCACCATCTTCAACTGCTGCATAATCACCTTCAATGACATCTGGGCTAATCATACTAATTGAATAGTGTGCTAAATGTGCAGGAAGAGGAGCAAAAGGATCTTCTGTGACAAACTGAACGGTATGATCATCAACAACGATCACGTCATCGATAATTTCTAATAAAATTGCACGTGGAGAACCTAAATCTGGGTCTAGTATTCTCTCAATATTTGCTTTTACGACATCTGCATTAAACTCTGTACCATCATGGAAATAAACATCTTCACGAAGCGTAAACTCCCACACATCTTCTTCGACCGCTTCCCATTCCGTTGCAAGGTAAGGCTCAAGCACCATGTCCGTGTCATACCTTACTAATGTTTCATAAAGATTTGTCTGAATATTCCCGGATGGAATATCACTTGAGGTATGAGGATCGAGTGACGTTGCATCAGAGAGCTTACCAATGATTAGGTCGTTATCCCCAGCAACAATATCTTCTGTTCCTATTTCAGTCTCGGTCCCTGCTTCTACTTCAGTACTAGCTTCTTCGTCTGGTTCACTTGCACAACCTATAAGCACAAGCGCCAATGCTGCAGAAAAAGCACCCGCTTTTAATCCTTTACTTTTAAACATGCAATACATCTCCCTATACGTAAAATTTTCAAAAAATAAAATGATGTATTCCAAATTACTATACTCAAATAGACTTGTAAAGTTATTTTTTGATAATTTCATTTTTTTAGACTGTTAGAAATACGCATTTAATTATGAAAACCTTTAGCGCTGACAAGTGGTGAAACGCTTACATAGGACTATATTATTATTTTAAAAAATCATTTACGGGACCATCCACTTCCCGCTTTTTGTCGAATATAAAAGTTGGTGAAAGATTCGTTTCATTTTTTATAAAATCACATCAAAAAACAGCCCAGGATATACAACACACTATACCTCCAAGCTGTTTTGTATCAATATCGTTTGTTTATTAAACAACACCATTAATCTTTTGTACTTGTATTGGTAATCCCTTGAACAAAATAACGTTGTAACGGTAACAAAATGAGAACTGGAATGATAATAGAAATGAGTGCTGCAGCAAACAATTCATTCCAATAAGTTCCTGTCTCAGTCCTCAGGTCACTTAAAGCTACTTGAATAACTCTGAATTCTTGCGTTCTTGTCGCAATTAACGGCCACATGAATGATTCCCATTGCTGAATAAAGAAAAGTAAAGCAGCAGTTACTGTGACGGGTTTTGATAACGGTAAGACAATATTAAAGTAAATCCTAAACCATGATGCTCCATCCATTCTAGCAGCCTCTAACAAGGGCTTGGGGATATCCATAAAAAACTGTCGATACAAAAAGATTACAAGTCCATTTGCAATACCTGGTACAATCAAAGCATAGTAAGTGTTGATCCAGCCAAGGCTGTTTACTAAGCTATATAATGGAATCGCAATGACCTCTTCTGGAATCATAAATGTAAGCAAAACTAACACAAATAACACATTTCTCCCCTTAAACTCAAATACACTTAACGCAAACGCAGCCATGGAGCAAACAAACAAACCAAAAATGATCGTTGCTGTCGTTACAAAAAAAGTATTAAATAAGACTCTACCAAAACCTCGAACAGAAAATAGATTAATATAAGCATCCAACGTTAAATCAGTAGGTATAAAGGTCCTCCACGTTATAGGTGACATATATCTAAAAATATCATCTAAGTGTCGGAATGATGACACAAAACCAAAGGCTAAAGGCATTATAACGATGAACGCTATTAGAACATGGATTAAATAAATCAACCAAGGAAACCCAGACTTTTTACGCATAAGTGTGACTCCTTTTTTATTAATGCTTAGGTCTTAATAACTTAAATTGGACGGTAATAATGATAATAGTCAAGATTAAAATTGTAACTACGATCGCTGAAGCTCTTCCCATATTCGAGTAAAGAAATGCGCTATTATAACTCTCAAGCATAAGTACATTTGTACTTTGATTCGGTCCGCCATTGGTTAATATATACATGGGGGAAAAAAGTAACATATTAGCTACGGTTACTGATACAACAACAAACGTTAATGGACGCTTCATCATTGGATAAGTAACATTTTTAAATTTTTGCCAACGGCTAGCTCCATCAATCGAAGCTGCTTCATATAAAGATCTAGGTACTTCTTGAAGTCCAGCTAGAAAAAATAATGCCCAGTATCCTACACCTCTCCAAGATGCAATTGCTATGAGTGAACCAAGTGCCTGTGATTCACTAGCTAAAAATGGCTGTGGGTCCAAGTTAAGTGAAATTAATATTGAGTTAATAACACCTTGTTCGGGACTCATCATAATATCCCACAATATTGCAGCTGTAGGGATTGAAACACAAACAGGGATAAAATTTACGCCACGAAAAAATGCAATTGATCTAATTTTATAATTTAATAAGATTGCCAAAGCAAAAGCGAGAACAATCTGAAGTGGATTGATGAGTAAATTAAACCATAAAGTAACTTTTAGTGAATTCCAAAAAACAGGATCAGTATAAAGTGAGAGATAATTTGCAATCCCTACAAATTTTAATTCAGCTGTTAAAAACTCCATTGTGTATAAACTCTGTATGAATGCACTAAATATAGGATAAATTTTGAATAAAATTAAACCTGTAATTGCTGGTAACAAAAATAAGTATGGTGTTGATATATTTTTTAGCATTTTCATATAATCACCTACATTTCATAAACAGCATATTTATAGCAAAAATATAGTGACCAAAATCCACAACGAATGCACTTTGTTTTTCAATAAAGCTTATAACGTCTGTGGAATATTGGTCACTACAAAATACCTACATCAAACAAGTTGAGTTACTATTCGTATCTAATTAGCAAATTATCTATAACATCAACAATGCTATCAAGTGCAACCTGCGGATCAGTACCATTCTTTATATCTTGTAATGCTCTGTTCATGTTTGTATCCCATTCCAAATATCCAGGTGTAAGCGGTCGTGGTGACGCTGTTTCTTCTGATTCACGCGCTGCCATACGCAGTACATTATTCGGAAACTCATCATACATCGGGTCATCATTAATTTCATTGATCAAATCAACATGTACAGGTAACGTAGCTCCTTCTTCAAACATGACATCTGCTCCATCACCTAATGTTAAATACTCTAAGAACTTTGCGGACGGGTCTTTATTCTCAGAGAATTTAGATATACCGATGCTCCATGACCCTGTCGGAGTCGCCACTTCTCCTCCCTCAAAATAAGGGTGTAACGTTACACCAAAGTCGACGTTACTATCTAGTAGTCTTGGTAAACCATGAGATAAGCCCAGGAACATCGCAACCCTTTCTGATGTAAAATAATCAATAGATTCTTCTTCATTGATCCTCGGACTAATACCCCATTCGTTGAACAAATTATAATAGAAAGTAAATGCTTCAACAGCTTCAGACGAGTTTGTATACCCTTTTGAAGTAAGTCCATCTTCACTAAGCATAGAGGCTCCTAAACTATCAGCTAAAGGAAGTAATTGGTAAGCTCGGTCTAACCGGTCAAATGTAAAACCATATACACCTTCATCTCTATCTGTCAGTTGTTTTGCTATATCTGTAATTTCTTCCCATGTTAACCGCTCCTCTTCACCAGGAAACGGGATGTCATTTTCTTCGAATAGGCGTTTATTATAGAAGAGAACTTGACTTGAATTGTTCATTGGTGCAGCCATAATTTCGTCATTATATGTTACCGTCTCTACAGCTGAAGTGACCCAATTTTCTTTTGCACTAGAACCTAGTAACTCATCTAACGGCTCGAGATAGCCTTTTAGTGTATAATTGGCAACTAAGGGAGCATCAACAAACAATAAATCGATATCTGATGATTGAGCGGACAGTCTTATTTCAATCGTTTCCATTAACTCATTAAATGGAGCAAGTTCTAGGTTAACCTCAATATTAGGATTTTCATTTTCAAATGCTTCAATCACTGCATTCAAACCAACTTCATAGTTAGAGTGCGCAAGTAAGTTAACCGTTTGTGATTCTTCTGTGTCTCCACTAGTTCCAGTTGAATCATTTGCTCCAGCTGTTTCTTCTGAATCACCACTATCGACCTCTTCTTCTCCTCCAGAACATCCAACGATCAGAGCGATGATCATAAAAATACTTAAAAATACTATGAATTTTGATGTGGATTTCATCTTTGAAATACCCCCTTAATTTTTGTAAATATCCTGCTGCTAAACCCCTCGTATTACCACTAATTAAAACCAAAGTTTTACTCCATTCTAAAAAGAAGCCAATAATCACTTAGTTACACACAAAAGATGAACTAGGATACCTGTTTGAAGCCACCTCCTTCGATGTAACTATATAGTATAAAAAATACTTCTTTTAAAACTGTTCAACTTCTTCTAAAGTAGGCAATGCAGTTTGTGCACCTTTTCTAGTGACAACAATCGCTGAAGTTTTATTCGCAAACTCAGCAGCTTCTCGATCGCTCAGTCCCTTTGTTTTTCCAACTGCAAATGCAGCTATATAAGCATCTCCTGCTGCAGTCGCATCAACGGCATTTACTTGATATGCCGGGATTAACCTTTCTTCGTCATCATTAATTAAATAGGAACCTCGACTCCCCATCGTCACAATAATTCTCCCTACCCCTTTTGCCTGCAAATGTTTAGCAGCGACTGCGATCTCCTGTATGGTTGCAACCGGCTTGCCTGTAAGGGCTTGTAATTCAGTTTCATTCGGAATAAGTGCGTATAGGTTACGTAATATTTCGTTTGGGACTTCCTGCATAGGTGCAGGGTTAAGGATGACTTCTTTGCCCATGTCAACTGCTAAATTAATCGAATATTCTACGACATCTAGTGGAATTTCTAACTGAATTAATATATAGTCGCTCTGTTCGATTAGGCTTTTCATCTCATCTATATCAGAGATTATTAGTTGATCATTAGCACCTGGAACAATGACGATCTGGTTGTCACCTTTGCCATCTACGTTTATAAAAGCCATACCTGTTGTACCATCTTGTTTTAAACCATAGGTTGAAACTCCGGCTTGGACTAAACTATTAATAAGTCCTTTACCATTTTCATCTGTACCTACCTTACCGATCATAGAGACGTTAGCCCCCAGATTTGCGGCTGCTACAGCTTGATTTGCTCCTTTTCCCCCATAACTTTGATGAAAATCTGTACTTAAAATCGTTTCACCAACTTTCGGCAAATGTGGTACTTTTGAAACAAGATCCACATTCAAACTACCAATAACGAGAATATTCCCCAAATGATCCCCCCCAGACCGAAAAAGTGTAACGCACCAGAAACGAACTGTAATCTGTTTTATTTTCTGTATTTTCGGATATTTCCAACCGTTATTATCTAAAGTATTGGATCGCTGACACGAGCAAATCAACAAAACGCTTACGATCAATATCGAACAAAACTTTAGCATTTTTATCTTTACCTGAGCGATGATTAATATCGACGACGGTTGCTCCTGTTGTTAACTTCCCTGCCGTTTCCACGGCAACATGACACTCAACCCCACTAAACAAATCCGGTTGAATAAGGTAAGCAACTGCACAAGGGTCATGCATGTGAGCCCCTTTGAAATAACCATCCTTAGATATATAGTATGGCGGTGAATGTACTGAAAAATATCTTAATAATGAAGCCATAATCTCACTAGTTTCATTTCCCACTTCTGCAATTCTATCGATATCTTTTGGCAACAATTTTGCATTTGATGTCACATCTAACCCGCTCATTATAATAGGTACACCAGAACGAAAAACGATATCTGCAGCTTCAGGGTCCACGAAAATATTAAACTCAGCTGTAGGAGTCCAGTTCCCTCCGAATCCTGCTCCTCCCATTAAGGAAATACAATCAATTTTTCCCTTTAGCTCTGGGTAAGAGGTTAATAAAATAGCGACATTGGTCAGTGGGCCTGTTGCAACGATCGTAATCTTTTGGTCAGCTTTTATAAGCACATCCTTCATTGCGTCTAGTGCAGAACGTTCGCTTATATTAAAAGTAGGAACCCCTAAATCCGCTCCATCTAAGCCAGATTCTCCATGGATGTTATCTGCAATGATTAGGTCACGAACTAATGGTTTTTCTGCTCCCTTCGCTATTTCAATATCATTTAATCCTATAAAACTAAGTAGCTTTTGAGTATTTTTTAATGTTTTCTCTTGCGTTTGGTTCCCCGCACTTGTCGTAATCAACTTCACGTCTAAAGCATCAGAAGATAAAGCTAACAGCAATGCCATTGCATCATCATGACCTGGGTCACAGTCAAAGATTAATTCTCTTTTCATCATGTTTCTCTCCCTTAAAATAGCTCGATAATTAGAAATAAACTAGATTTAACAGATCGTATTCTCTTTAGTGCTATTACGAACAATTAGTTCAGGCTCTAAATAAATGGAATGTTGAACGATGTCTCTACCTTTATTTATTTGTCTTAGTAGCATTTTTGCAGCAACTTCCCCCATTTGATATGCTAACTGATCAATTGTTGTTAGCTTAGGGTTTAATAGCTTGTTATATTTGAGGTTATCAAAGCCTACAACAGATAAATCATCTGGTATTCGTACCCCTAATTCTGTAGCAGCTTGATATACACCGAAAGCCATTAAGTCATTTAATGCAAAAATGGCGGTGACTTTTTCTTGAACTAGTAATTCTTTTGCTGCTATATATCCCCCCTCCATTTGGTAATCACCAGGTACAATGAGATTCTTATCAACTTTAATCTCGGATTCAGTAAGGGCTTTCAAATATCCATTAAGTCGTTCTTTCGAGTTCATAATATGGTCAGGACCTGTAATACATCCAATTTTATTATGATGTAAATCTATTAAATGCTTTGTAGCAATATATCCTGCCTTCTCATTGTTCACGTATACCCCGTGAAACATTTTGTTATCTAACCCTCGGTCCAATAGAACAACCGGTATATCAGATTGACTCACGACATCTTGAAATTTCCTATTTGCTTTTCCATAAGTACACATATATACAATACCGTCTACTTTTTTTTCTTTTATCAATCTTAAAGATTCCAATTCTTTCGATTCGTTTCCGTCAGTATTGTACAAAAACACACTGTAATTTGATTGGTTTACAATATCTTCTACCCCTCTGACTAACTCAGGAAAAAATGGGTTACGAACATCTGGAATAATTAGCCCTATCGTTTTCGTTTGCTTCGTTACCATACTTCTAGCAATCGAATTAGGACGATACCCTACTTCTTCAATGATTTCTAATATTTTTCTCCGAGTGTCGCTACCAATACCATCTTGATTATTAATTACTCTCGATACTGTAGTTATAGAAACATTAGCTCTTTTTGCAATATCTTTTATCGTAATATTCATCTGTTCTACCTCATCGTTTGACGTTTTACTTTAACGTTTTACTTTAACGTTTTACTTTAACGTTTTACTTTAACGTTTTACTTTAGCGTTTTACTTTAACGTTTTACTTTAACGTTTTACTTTAGCGTTTTACTTTAGCGTTTTACTTTAGCGTTTTACTTTAGCGTTTTACTTTAGCGTTTTACTTTAACGTTTTACCTTAACGTTTTACTTTAACGTTTTACTTTAGCGTTTTACTTTAGCGTTTTACTTTAGCGTTTTACTTTAGCGTTTTACTTTAGCGTTTTACTTTAACGTTTTACCTTAACGTTTTACTTTAACGTTTTACTTTAACGTTTTTCCTTACATGTTAGAGCGAGTAACTCCCCATTCGGTTTTTATTGCAGTACTTCATTTTTTTATAATGAGTGGAAATAAGCCTCTCACTGAAAGAATCTTGTTCGTTTAATAAGACTCTATTCTGTTAGGAGTTTAAATATTCATAATAAAATAAAAAGTCTACTTCCATAGATTATCCATACCTTCAAATAAGCTTTTTCATCTAATAACCGAGTAGGCGTCGCCATTACTGACCACGCCTCTCACAGAGCACACACGTGCGGATCTTCGCATGTGGCTCTTCCCATATATCCCTTCTAGAGATAACGTTCATCATGAACAGATGATAAACTTACGAGTCCCAGCTCTGAAAAGAACTCATTGTCTAACGCCGCATGAACCATTGGACTTTTGGAACTTCGCCAAGCAAACATACGGATTCCTCTGAGGTTTTCTTCCCTCCATCCCTTCCTTCTAAGAAGGCGATGGAGGTTCTTTATATGTCTCCAACTTCTAAGTTGTACCATTCTTAACCTTCTTCTTATCCAACTATCCCACTCTTTGAATTTGTTCTTCACATTGCCGTAGCGGAAATAATTTGCCCAACCTCGAATGTAGGGGTTCAGCTTGTCTTGGATAAGGAGTTGGATATCAACTGTTTGGTTCCTACGAGTAATTTCTCTCACTCGCTCCTTGAATTTTACCTCTTTCTTAGGGTCTATTCTTCGAATATTGCCAATGAATTCATACCCTAAGAATGTAAATGGCTCTTTCATGGCGTCGACAACTTTAGTCTTCTCTTGATTGACAGTTAAACTTAGTTCTTTCTCAAGAAATCTTGAGACACTTCGCATGACTCTTTCTGCACCTTTTGGGCTTTTACAAAGAATGATAAAATCATCCGCAAAGCGGACGATACGGTGACCACGTTCGGTCATCAGTTGATCAAGCTGATGTAAGTAGATGTTCGAAAGTAACGGACTTAACACACCACCTTGCGGAGCTCCCTCGGGAGTATCTTCGTAAAGATCCTCTACCATGACACCTGCTTTGAGAAAACGGTGAATGAGTTCGATAATAGACCCATCCGTCACTCGTTTCCTTATTTGTTGTTCCAATTTATCATGTGGAATCGTATCAAAGTAGGACTGTAGATCGGCATCAATGACATAATGGTATCCTGCTCTCAAGTGTTCAGTAACTTTGTCTAGAGCCATATGAGCACTTATCCTTGGGCGGAAACCATAACTACACGGAAGAAACTCTTCTTCGAAGATAGGTTCCAATACATTCCGTAGAGAAGCTTGTACGATGCGATCTTCCACCGCTGGTATCCCTAGTGGACGTTGTTTCTTCCCATTATCTTTATCGATCATCTTTCGTCGAACAGGTTTGGGTCGATATCGTTTACCTTTTAGCTTCTGTTGGAGCACTTCTAGATTGTCCTCCAGCTTTGCTTCATATCCTTCAATTGTTACTTTATCGACCCCTGGTGCACCTTTGTTCTTCTTTACTTGATAAAAGGCACTTACTAGATTCGCTTTCTTGTACACTTTGTCGTACAAACTGTACCATACACGTCTTTCCATCTGTTATTCCCCTTACGCCACTGCTTTCGTTTCTTCCTTTGCTTCTGCTTCTCCATATGAAATGTCGAACATATCAAGGTTGGTAGCCGATGGCAATACCTTATATTTCACATTTCGGCGATAGACGGTGTACCCTTCTGTTCCACCCTGGCATCAGCCCCCTTGGCTCTTGTCCAGCTTCTGTCTATTTCCGCAGTCATAAGTAAGCCTACTCACATTGTTCTTCTATGGGTCACGCCCTTCGCACGATTCCTCACCTTTTGGGTATAGGTTCGCAACTGTATCTGTGTACAGTTTCACTCATGTGCTGTCCTCGCTACTGTCGCCAGTAGGTCATTGGCATGAGCTTCTCCACTACTATGGCGATCTCTGACTTCTCCCTTTAAAGCTCATCTTGTGTCCTTGGCTTAGCCTTGTAACATCAATACCTACTTTAGGAAGCAGGGAGATCTCAATGGGTCACATCATGTACTTTCCCTCTAATCCAGCCCTCATAACACTTTGAGTTTCCAGCTATTCGGACTTTCTGTTCTCTTGCACAGTCATCCAACTCTCGTGCCAACATGGGATATCAGCTCTGTTCAGAGGTTTGCCTTCAGATCCTCCGCACGCTACTTCACAGTCAACGCACTATCTGTCAGCTAATGCTTGCCGGCTGGCCGATGCATTCGGGACTCTCACCCTTTAGCACATGTGCTGCCACTCGCGAAAAAAAACGCGATTCTATAAGAATCACGTTTTTCAGTAAAAAGGGAGATTAAAGAAATATTAGTAAATATATACGGGTGAAAAATATAGACCATTTATCTATTCAATTGATCCATCCCCATTTAATTAGAGTAACCGTTTAAAAATGAGACTCTCTGCCATCTTGTCACTTAACAAAAATTCCAAACGACACCATATGACGCTGCCAAACACCTGTGATAAAAATCGACTGTGGTTCGAGATCTTCAGGCACGAGAAACTCATGACCAGACAATGTTTCCTTTTGCGTCTGTCCATTTAATAAGTATGTAACTTCAATTTCAAAATTGTCATTTGGTTTATTTTCAAAGTAAACAGAAATCGTGTCTCCTTTTTCAACGTCCCAAACTGTATACTCTGAATCATTCAATATCCCTTTCGGTAACAGATAAGGGGCATTTGTACTCCGGTCACCAATTTCCGTCGAGCTATAGCTGCTCGCAGGATCAATCTCTTCCACTTGTTCACCATTAATCATTACAACAGGGGTTGGATGGCCTACTTCATCAAGCCGTTGTAGATCTTGTTCTACTTGATAATTATTCACCCATATCAGTGCTACTGTTATAACAACCATTGCTAGTGGCGCTGCAGATAATGCGGCCTTCAGCTTTGTGGAGTTCACATTCTTCCACTCGTCAAAAACAAAAAAACATGTCGCAACGATAATTGGCAAAACCGCAATCTCATTAACCCCACCAAAAAGGATATATCCAGCCACCGCAGCACTAAAAGTATGAATGGCAAAATTGACAGTGACCCTTACATAGCCACGTAATCTTTTCGTTATCATTCCCGCAAATATTGTCACTGGAAAGCCAATCAATAGAATAACCGGCACACCATAAATAGTAAAAAGTAAGACAAAGCTATAAATTTCATCAAGGGGCATGACTCCCTCTAACTGACTACTACCAAGATTCATGACAACTGGCCATAAAAACAATAACAGAATAAAAGCAATAATAGACTTTCCTGTTACAGCTGATTTTTTTAACAACATTGAAATCACTTCTCGTTTTAATATTTTTGATAAATATCTCAAGTAATATCATAGCACATGGATTAAATATTCATATTTGGTCTTGTTGCTTTTCAAACTCTCACACTAAGTTGCCCGTATTCCACCTTGATTGCACGTAAAGGACGTTATCTATGCTATACTTTCCCTAATAAAATGAAAGGAGCTTCAAAATGATCAGTCTATTATTTGTTGCGATATTATATTTTGTGACTTTCATCGGTGGGATTATCGGCATTATTTTTGGAATAGGAAGATTTATGCCTAACGGTGGGGCTCGTGCAAAGGTAGCCCTAGCATTTGCACTCGTCACTTTCGCTTTTGTCCATTTTTCTATGGGGTATCTCATTTACTTTTAAAATAAACACAAGCGCACCTATGTAAAGGCGGACTTCATTTATTGTCCATTAAATTTTTCCAATACATATTTATTTCTAAATAGGATTAAGAAGTTACAAGCACTTTAAGAAACTACTTAACTCATCGTTTGATTGAAATTTAAACGAGTAACCATAAGGAATCTCTTCTTTGCCTTTATTACGCCGTTTAGGGAACTGCTTAAGAGAAGTATTATGATACAAACTAAAAGACCTATCTACCAACTCATTTGCTTCTGTTGTTTGTGGATCTAAGACAATCGTGATCTCTTGGTTTGGCAGTAAGTAGATAACTTCGCCACTTGTGACATGCGCAAACTCAATAGATTTTGTTGTCCCCTTTGTTACTTTAAAACTATTTTCAATAAATGTTCTCTTTAAGTTTTCCATATTTGAAACTCCTTACGTATCCGAAAGTCTAGTAAATCAAATATAACATATTTTACCACGACTTATTAAAAAACGATGATAAAACCAGGCCCAAAATGGACCTGGTTTATGATAAACTTTATTCGACAAAAATCCGGGAGGTGCCTGGCACCTTATAGATGCACCGTCACGTCAGCATCTTCACGAAGTCTTTCAACTAGCGCTTGAGTTACTTCAGCTTCTTTTTGCATCATTAATTGTTGTTCAATCTCTGGCTTCATTTCTTCAAATGATGGCATTTCTGCTTCAGCTTCTTCACCCATTTGTGATTGCTGTGCAACCATCATATCATAAGCTTCTTCTAGCTCTTCGTCTGTTAGCTCAATGTTACCTGCTTCATTTGCAATCACTTCGTCAATTTTAACTTGAAGTTCGATTTGAGTCATAACTTCCTCTTCACTCATGCCTTGTTCCTCTAATGCAGCAAGGAACTCTTCCTCTGACCCAAGTCCATTTTGTGCAGCCAATTCAGCAAGTAGGGCATTCACCTCTTCGTCTGAAACTTCTATGCTAGATCTTTCTGCCTCTTGAATAAGAAGCTGTTGTCCAACCATACTATCAGCAATTTGTGCTTTTAATTGTTCTTCGTCAATCTCTTGACCTGTCATTTGTGCTTGCATCATCGCTTGCATATACTGCCCTTCATAAGCAGTGACAAACTCATCTCGCAAGATCTCTTCTCCATTTACTTCTGCAACAACATCAGGAATTCCATCTAAGTCGGGCTGAGGCATTTCATCCTCTGCGCCTCCTATTGCTGCTTCGCTATCTTCAGCAGGCTCTTCCTCCTGCGTATCTATGCCTTCGTTATTTCCTTCTTCTGTCTCATCAACATCACCACATGCAGTTGATACCGCCACAAGTGTAGCAAGTGATAAACTTAAAAACCATTTTTTCTTCAATGTCATTCCCCTTTCTATTCGTGCTGTTGGCATTTTAACATACACACAAAGTTTGTACATGGAGCCACCACGCAAAAAAACAACGAGGTAAAAAAATATGGTAAAAAGAACACCGTCATAATAGGCAGGAGAACAAGCTTTTTTGAAAATGTGTAAAAGTTACAAAAAACTATGTCTTCAGTACGATACAATAAAAACCGAACGTATTTTGAGTCGGGTTGCTTGTATTCCACCTAAAGTTGCTTGTATTCACACCGAAGTGCCAGTATTCTTACCCGAGTTGCTTGTATTTTCCTACCCCTTTACAAAAATACTCACTATGAATCAACTTCACAGTGAGTAAACATCCCATATCAAGCCCCCAATGGCGTCAACATTGTCATAATAATCGTCATGAGCAGAAAGGCGATCGTACTGATTGCACCAGCATAATCATCTTCTTCCATTAATCTCGCCGTGCCGATTGCATGCGATGTCGCTCCCATCGCTATTCCTTTTGCAAGACTGCTTTTTACAGAAAACTTATCGAAA
The Bacillus shivajii DNA segment above includes these coding regions:
- a CDS encoding SurA N-terminal domain-containing protein, with the protein product MKKKWFLSLSLATLVAVSTACGDVDETEEGNNEGIDTQEEEPAEDSEAAIGGAEDEMPQPDLDGIPDVVAEVNGEEILRDEFVTAYEGQYMQAMMQAQMTGQEIDEEQLKAQIADSMVGQQLLIQEAERSSIEVSDEEVNALLAELAAQNGLGSEEEFLAALEEQGMSEEEVMTQIELQVKIDEVIANEAGNIELTDEELEEAYDMMVAQQSQMGEEAEAEMPSFEEMKPEIEQQLMMQKEAEVTQALVERLREDADVTVHL
- the ltrA gene encoding group II intron reverse transcriptase/maturase; the encoded protein is MERRVWYSLYDKVYKKANLVSAFYQVKKNKGAPGVDKVTIEGYEAKLEDNLEVLQQKLKGKRYRPKPVRRKMIDKDNGKKQRPLGIPAVEDRIVQASLRNVLEPIFEEEFLPCSYGFRPRISAHMALDKVTEHLRAGYHYVIDADLQSYFDTIPHDKLEQQIRKRVTDGSIIELIHRFLKAGVMVEDLYEDTPEGAPQGGVLSPLLSNIYLHQLDQLMTERGHRIVRFADDFIILCKSPKGAERVMRSVSRFLEKELSLTVNQEKTKVVDAMKEPFTFLGYEFIGNIRRIDPKKEVKFKERVREITRRNQTVDIQLLIQDKLNPYIRGWANYFRYGNVKNKFKEWDSWIRRRLRMVQLRSWRHIKNLHRLLRRKGWREENLRGIRMFAWRSSKSPMVHAALDNEFFSELGLVSLSSVHDERYL